AATACGGCCTTGTTAAAGGAATCTCTAATCTAGACCTTACATTAGGGCAAATGTCGGTATGGCATATATTCCAGGCAGGGTTTTCTAACTTTTCTGATCCTTTTCTACGGATCAACGTCATCATATTAATCATTTATGCATTTTATATCATTGAAAAAAAATCCTGGATTCAACTTGGGTTTCTTCCGGTTATGCTTCTCTTCTCTCAGTCCCCAAGCCCGGATCTGCCGGTTATTATTTTTTCGCTGATTATTTTAAATGAAATTTTATCAGAAAATAAAAAATCAGCTCTCCTTTTCGCACTCTCTGTTTTTATTTTCACAATAAAGCCAACCATGATCTGGCTTCCCGTTCTTAGTTTTCTTTATTCAGTCTTTATTATCAAATCGCCTGTAAAGAATATTTTTTTGGGTGTGGTAATACTTATTTTGTTTTTCGTAAAAAATATCTGGACATTCGGGTATCCTGTATTTCCAATTGCTTTTGTTGACCTGGGAATATCATGGAAAACCAACCCTGAAATACTTAAAAGATCATCTCAGTTTGCCATTCAGAAAACCTATGACATGCAATACACTTTTGAAGAAATTCAAAAGTTTTCTTCAATAGATTATATTAAAAACTGGCTCTTTTTAAAAGGCATTAAAGCAAAGATCAATATTTTATTTATAGTGACTCTTCTTCTTTTGATATTGTATTCTGTTCGAAAGAAAAACAGAGTTATTAATCTTATCACCATTTCAATAATTATCAAGACAATCCTTGTTCTTTTATTCTCTGCACAGTACCGGTTCTTCATTGATGTTTTCTTTATTGTAGCCTTTATTTTATTATCTCATTATATTAACAGAAGTAAATCAATAGCCATATTTTTAATAGCGGGCGCTTGTGTTATATTCTTTTTCTTATTTCCATCATTGATTGCAACGCATATTCCAAGCTACAAAATGGCCCGTTTCATGGGTAAGTTTGAAAAAAAACAGATTTACCAACCCTCTGTATATCAATATACCCCGTTCAGGTCTTTCAGAATCGGAAATCTTATCTTTAATGTTCCTGAAAACTATCCTTATAGTTTTGGCACTCCACTTCCTTCTATGACCGTTAGTTATATTATTGATAATGCTAACGCAAACATCTTTCCGCAACCCATCAATAAAAATAATATCCGGGAAGGCTTTGTATGGAAAACGATGAATATGAAGGAGAAAAAAGAAGCAATGCGGGTTATCAATATTATCATTAACCACAATAAACAGAACTAAACACAAAGGCATTATTATATTAATAAAAAGCCGTAAATTTGTGCTATGTTCAATACTTTAGGTAATCTTCTCAGTCTTACAACATTTGGAGAAAGTCACGGTGTGGCTTATGGTGGAATAATCAATAACTTTCCGGCAGGTTTAACAGTTGATCTCGATCAGGTTCAATATGAACTGGATCGTCGCAAGCCTGGCCAGTCTGCTATCGTTACTCAGCGAAAGGAAAGTGATACGGTAAAATTTCTTTCCGGAATATTTGAAGGAAAAACCACAGGTACTCCCATTGGTTTTATCATCGAAAATGAAAATCAGAAATCAAAAGATTATGATCATATTGCTAATGCATACCGTCCAAGTCATGCAGATTTTACATATGATCAGAAGTTTGGGATCAGGGATTACCGCGGAGGTGGAAAATCATCTGCCCGGGAAACAATCAACTGGGTTGTAGCCGGAGCGCTTGCAAAACAGCTCTTATCAGATATCGATATCAATGCTTATGTTTCTTCCGTAGGTGACATCTTCTGTGAGAAGCCTTATCAGGATTTGGATTTTTCCAAAACAGAAAGCAATGATGTACGTTGTCCTGATACTGAGACAGCTGAAAAAATGATTGCCCGAATTAAAGAAATTAAAAAAGAAGGAAATACCATCGGGGGAACCATCACCTGTGTTATAAAAAACGTTCCTGTAGGAATTGGAGAACCTATTTTTTCCAAATTGCAGGCTGAACTTGCAAAGGCAATGCTGAATATCAATGCCTGTAAAGGCTTTGAATATGGAAGTGGTTTTTGTGGGGCTAAGATGACCGGTAAAGAACATAATGATGCCTTTAATCCCGATTTTACTACAAAATCTAATCTTTCTGGGGGAATACAAGGTGGTATTTCCAATGGTATGGATATTTATTTCAGAGTAGCTTTCAAACCTGTAGCCACCATATTAAGACCACAGGACAGCATAGACAAAGATGGAAATCCTGTTGTTGTTGAAGGAAAAGGAAGACATGATCCATGTGTCGTTCCAAGAGCGGTTCCCGTAGTTGAAAGTTTAGCCGCATTTGTATTAGCCGACTTATTTTTGATCAACAAAACAAGAAATCTAAATAACTTTTAAACACAATAATATACACCATGAAAGATTATTGGGATAAAGCAATCAATTTTGAAGAATATGTTCATATTGGAAGACAAAGACTTGAAACTCCCGACAACCAACATGACATCGATTATAAACAATATTATGAACTGGGGCTTCAAAGGATGGACAGAACCCTAAAAAAATATATCCTTGACGAAAACCAGGTTAACGAATTAAAATCTAAGAATTTTAACGGGAAAATTCTGATTATTTCAGAAGTATGGTGTGGTGACGCCAGCTCTACGGTACCGGCACTTGTTAAATTTTTTGAGGGTCATAATGAGGTAAGAATTTTCCTGAGAGACAGTGATAAAAGTTTAATTAATCAGTTTCTAACGAATGGAACAGAGTCTATTCCTAAAGTTATCATCCTGAATGATGATTTTACGGTAAAGAACTCATGGGGACCCCGACCTCAGTACGGCAAAGAATTGTTAATGAAATATAAGGCAGATCCGGAGGCTTATCCTAAAGATCAGTTTTATAATGATCTGCAAATTTACTATGCTAAAAACAGAGGTAAGGATGCTGTTCAGGAAATACTGGAGTTATTGTAATAAATGTATGCGTCAGAAATGACAATAAAAAATAGCAGATGAAAAAAAATATACCATATCTTGTACTTATCATTATTATAGGAATTATTGCTTTTATTCCAGGAGTAAGAAATTTTGTGAAGGACCAGTTCTTTCCTGTTGCTACTATAGAAAATGCAGTAACTGTAAGTAAGGAAGATTATGATATCGATTTACAGGGGATTAACGTTCCAAGTACAAATCTGAAGAACTTTAAAGATAAGCCTATCTTTCTAAATTTCTGGGGAACCTGGTGCCCGCCATGCAGAAAAGAATGGCCAACCATTCAAAAGCTTTACGACACCAGAAAAGGGAATGTAGACTTTGTACTGATTGCTATGAA
The sequence above is drawn from the Chryseobacterium daecheongense genome and encodes:
- the aroC gene encoding chorismate synthase — encoded protein: MFNTLGNLLSLTTFGESHGVAYGGIINNFPAGLTVDLDQVQYELDRRKPGQSAIVTQRKESDTVKFLSGIFEGKTTGTPIGFIIENENQKSKDYDHIANAYRPSHADFTYDQKFGIRDYRGGGKSSARETINWVVAGALAKQLLSDIDINAYVSSVGDIFCEKPYQDLDFSKTESNDVRCPDTETAEKMIARIKEIKKEGNTIGGTITCVIKNVPVGIGEPIFSKLQAELAKAMLNINACKGFEYGSGFCGAKMTGKEHNDAFNPDFTTKSNLSGGIQGGISNGMDIYFRVAFKPVATILRPQDSIDKDGNPVVVEGKGRHDPCVVPRAVPVVESLAAFVLADLFLINKTRNLNNF
- a CDS encoding thioredoxin family protein; the protein is MKDYWDKAINFEEYVHIGRQRLETPDNQHDIDYKQYYELGLQRMDRTLKKYILDENQVNELKSKNFNGKILIISEVWCGDASSTVPALVKFFEGHNEVRIFLRDSDKSLINQFLTNGTESIPKVIILNDDFTVKNSWGPRPQYGKELLMKYKADPEAYPKDQFYNDLQIYYAKNRGKDAVQEILELL
- a CDS encoding TlpA disulfide reductase family protein, with the protein product MKKNIPYLVLIIIIGIIAFIPGVRNFVKDQFFPVATIENAVTVSKEDYDIDLQGINVPSTNLKNFKDKPIFLNFWGTWCPPCRKEWPTIQKLYDTRKGNVDFVLIAMKDEEYAVRKFLQENNYTVPVYIAQSPISEKLLPKAFPTTFLLDKSGRILIKEDAYRDWNTESVHQFIDNIIK